The ANME-2 cluster archaeon genome includes a region encoding these proteins:
- a CDS encoding cytochrome b/b6 domain-containing protein, whose protein sequence is MSELADKYIERFTLNQRLQHAVNAVACLALFLTGLPVKFPNQLGYIAEMMGGFNVSTVIHRMAGTAILALAMFHFLYYIIDRGWFKDKEIIPSPKDVMDAIEDTKYIVGLSDEKGQYRKYSYREKLDYWGAVIFFPILIVTGVILWHPAFAVHYFLPADYLPAVRLIHSMDAILAGMAVMMHMYNVHLSPRFFPINWTMFTGMISEELAEEEFPLWYERVKREQSEEQ, encoded by the coding sequence ATGAGTGAACTGGCTGACAAATATATTGAACGGTTTACCCTGAACCAGCGTTTGCAACATGCTGTTAATGCTGTGGCATGCCTTGCACTGTTCCTCACAGGGCTGCCTGTAAAATTCCCTAACCAGCTCGGATATATTGCTGAAATGATGGGAGGTTTCAATGTCTCCACTGTTATCCACCGGATGGCAGGTACTGCCATCCTTGCCCTGGCAATGTTCCATTTTCTGTATTATATTATCGACAGGGGTTGGTTCAAGGATAAGGAGATAATACCTTCCCCGAAAGACGTGATGGATGCAATCGAGGATACTAAATATATAGTTGGTCTTTCGGATGAAAAAGGGCAGTACAGGAAATATTCATACCGTGAGAAACTGGATTATTGGGGAGCGGTCATATTCTTCCCTATCCTGATCGTAACCGGTGTTATTCTGTGGCATCCTGCCTTTGCAGTCCATTATTTCCTGCCAGCAGATTATCTTCCGGCAGTAAGGTTGATCCATTCCATGGATGCAATTCTTGCAGGTATGGCTGTAATGATGCATATGTACAATGTCCATCTGAGCCCCAGGTTCTTCCCGATCAACTGGACCATGTTCACAGGAATGATCTCTGAAGAATTGGCAGAAGAGGAGTTCCCGCTGTGGTATGAACGGGTTAAGCGGGAACAAAGCGAAGAACAGTAA
- a CDS encoding AI-2E family transporter — translation MSEKDGISVIIENRWMIVVAIVLLFILGIFGYIVLPLLDGIILGLVFAYIARPIKHWLERRGVGEQVSVLVATVAIVAPIMVILGLGMVEIINQLIIMAKNQQQIVNSIINFINELDIPEPVYIQIKDAVSNLSSTIIPMLGQIPFSFGMKLAFFTLNVLISVFVCFFLLKDGSKFVKAMVNVVPADKLVMVESFRDHLDYILAGIFLGNIYAAIITSILSVGVFYVFDVPHIPAMSALILLAGLIPIFAGWMVLGPIAILRYFEFGLNDAVSFMVVSAVVLYAPTELLLKPYIVSRASSIHPLLVMLAFIGGGLVGGIGGFFMAPIFLGTLIAAYRAYMDVDTQNNEIFMLEDI, via the coding sequence ATGTCTGAAAAGGACGGTATATCAGTAATTATTGAAAACAGATGGATGATAGTTGTAGCTATCGTTTTACTGTTCATACTTGGCATTTTCGGTTATATTGTTCTTCCGCTTCTGGACGGTATTATTCTGGGTCTTGTGTTCGCTTATATTGCCCGCCCTATCAAACATTGGCTTGAAAGAAGGGGCGTGGGAGAGCAGGTATCTGTACTGGTAGCTACTGTTGCCATAGTCGCACCGATTATGGTTATCCTGGGACTGGGTATGGTCGAGATCATCAACCAGTTGATAATCATGGCAAAGAACCAGCAACAGATAGTCAATTCAATAATTAATTTCATTAATGAACTGGACATACCGGAACCAGTCTACATTCAGATAAAGGATGCTGTGTCCAATCTTTCATCTACAATAATACCCATGCTCGGACAGATCCCTTTTTCATTTGGGATGAAACTTGCATTTTTCACGCTCAACGTGCTCATATCGGTCTTTGTCTGCTTTTTCCTGCTTAAGGATGGCTCAAAGTTCGTCAAGGCTATGGTGAATGTTGTTCCTGCTGATAAACTGGTGATGGTCGAATCATTCAGGGACCATCTTGATTACATCCTTGCCGGTATCTTTCTGGGCAACATTTATGCGGCTATCATCACCAGCATATTGTCTGTGGGCGTGTTCTATGTATTCGACGTGCCCCATATACCTGCCATGTCTGCACTGATACTCCTTGCAGGGCTCATACCCATTTTTGCAGGGTGGATGGTGCTTGGACCTATAGCGATATTACGGTATTTTGAGTTTGGGCTTAATGATGCTGTATCATTCATGGTTGTCTCGGCTGTGGTATTGTATGCACCGACTGAACTTTTATTGAAGCCTTATATCGTGAGCAGGGCTTCGAGTATCCACCCGCTCCTGGTGATGCTGGCGTTCATCGGGGGTGGCCTTGTGGGGGGAATAGGCGGGTTCTTCATGGCGCCTATTTTTTTAGGGACGTTAATTGCTGCATACAGGGCATATATGGATGTTGACACACAAAATAATGAAATATTTATGTTAGAAGATATTTAG
- a CDS encoding RNA methyltransferase produces MDDNGLKIRVVLVEPLYEGNVGSTARAMKNFGFHDLVLVNPCDLGGQARAFAMHARDILENASVHSSIQEAFGDSNLIIAATGNPGMRVEEHIRTPAYTPAEIKMMLDGKQGTISILFGREDKGLNNDELKLCDIIMSIPTSFDYPSMNLSHSVAVVLYELCDIKAGNIDLAQHFDLDLMYGHIREMLDDIDYPAHKKDKTMLMLQRILGRTRLTSREVQTIRGLLRRIQYRLCHSIDT; encoded by the coding sequence ATGGATGACAATGGTCTAAAAATTCGCGTGGTGCTTGTGGAGCCATTATATGAAGGGAATGTGGGTTCTACTGCGCGTGCAATGAAGAATTTTGGTTTTCATGACCTTGTATTGGTAAATCCATGTGATCTGGGGGGACAGGCCAGGGCATTTGCTATGCATGCCCGGGATATTTTAGAGAATGCCTCTGTTCATTCCTCGATACAGGAAGCTTTCGGGGACTCGAATCTTATTATTGCAGCTACCGGGAATCCCGGGATGAGGGTTGAAGAGCATATCAGGACCCCTGCATACACTCCTGCAGAAATTAAAATGATGCTTGACGGAAAACAGGGAACTATATCCATACTGTTCGGACGAGAGGATAAAGGTCTGAACAATGATGAATTGAAGTTATGCGATATTATTATGAGCATCCCTACCAGTTTCGATTATCCGAGTATGAACCTCTCACATTCAGTAGCTGTGGTGCTTTACGAGTTATGTGATATTAAAGCTGGAAATATCGATCTTGCACAGCATTTTGACCTTGACCTGATGTACGGGCATATCCGGGAAATGCTTGATGACATCGATTATCCGGCGCATAAAAAAGATAAGACCATGCTTATGTTGCAGCGGATCCTGGGACGGACAAGGCTTACGAGCCGGGAAGTACAGACTATCAGGGGTCTGCTAAGGAGGATTCAGTATCGATTGTGTCATTCGATTGATACCTGA
- the ileS gene encoding isoleucine--tRNA ligase, producing the protein MIREITNKYEPTILEEDIRNFWDSINAYPKSRQLRDGSKDFYFVDGPPYTTGHIHLGTAWNKIIKDSILRYKSMKDFCVRDRAGWDMHGLPIEVKVEEALGFKSKKDIEEYGVDRFIAKCKEFAIRQKDEMTQQFKDLGVWLDWEDPYMTLKDEYIEAAWWTLKRGNEKGLLERGKRVVNWCPRCETAIADSEVEYWDEKDPSVYIKFKIKGEDNTYIVIWTTTPWTIPANIAVAVHPGFEYSKIRAWKEDKGDSEVLYMATELLENVLKQGRYSDYEVLDRMLGEDMLTLSYENPLSDKVPAQAGFEHNVYMADFVTAENTGCVHIAPGHGLDDFMLGVENNLPIYCPVGPDGRYTADAGEYEGKYVKEADELVLDDLEERGNLLRKGIITHRYGHCWRCKTPIIYLATEQWFLKISEIKNEMLNEVKKVAWYPEWAGSARFADWISGARDWCISRQRYWGIPLPIWICGDCGEMEVIGTMEELRERSGLEGHIDLHRPNVDTISITCRCGGSMKREPDVFDVWFDSAVASWATLHYPAEHEDFDRLWPADFITEGHDQTRGWFYSQLGASMLAFGKAPYKSVLMHGFTLDDSGKKMSKSLGNVVSPEEVATKLGADTFRFYVLSSSAPWEDLKFNWEAVSTVNRMMNIFWNVYRFPLPYMVLDNFDPTAVTYDMVKPALRPEDRWILSRVNSLALKVEEAMEQYDLHRATRPISDFILEDLSRWYIQLIRPRTWLEENEPDKVAAYWVIYEVLVKVAKIISPFTPHLAESMYLNLVRNLNPDSPESIHMCDWPAAQDEFIDTELEREMDSIRKIVEAVSNARQKVKRKLRWPVSRIVLAPENESVGRSVETLRDVLLEQTNSKDVVLLGIGEAWNELGLEIIPKSKAIGPVFKGDAGKVITALGSMNAAALQAALQTSQEYELEIQGGTATITPDMVDFRETIPEHIATAEFSGGMVYVDVLLTREIESEGYAREVIRRVQDMRKELDLDVEASIKAVVRIEDERICDLVLDWEAYIAGEVRSKLLIIGIDVKPDGELVKEWDVEGIVMKMSISGFS; encoded by the coding sequence ATGATACGGGAAATCACCAATAAGTATGAACCAACAATCCTGGAAGAGGATATCCGCAATTTTTGGGATTCCATCAATGCCTATCCAAAGTCCAGACAGCTCAGAGATGGTAGTAAAGACTTCTATTTTGTGGACGGACCACCCTATACCACAGGGCATATACATCTTGGAACTGCATGGAACAAGATCATAAAAGATTCCATTTTGCGTTACAAGTCTATGAAGGACTTTTGTGTAAGGGATAGGGCAGGATGGGACATGCACGGCCTCCCCATTGAAGTGAAGGTGGAGGAAGCACTCGGTTTCAAATCCAAGAAGGACATCGAGGAGTACGGAGTAGACCGTTTTATTGCCAAATGTAAGGAATTCGCCATCCGGCAAAAAGATGAAATGACCCAGCAGTTCAAGGATCTGGGGGTCTGGCTGGATTGGGAAGACCCGTATATGACCCTGAAGGATGAATATATTGAAGCGGCCTGGTGGACCCTGAAGCGCGGTAATGAGAAAGGGTTGCTGGAGCGCGGCAAACGGGTTGTGAACTGGTGTCCCAGATGTGAAACTGCCATTGCCGATAGTGAAGTGGAATACTGGGATGAAAAAGACCCTTCAGTATATATCAAGTTTAAAATCAAAGGCGAAGACAATACCTATATTGTCATCTGGACCACCACCCCATGGACCATTCCTGCAAACATTGCAGTAGCTGTGCATCCAGGCTTTGAGTACAGCAAGATACGGGCATGGAAGGAAGATAAGGGTGACAGTGAAGTGCTGTACATGGCCACGGAACTTCTCGAGAATGTATTGAAACAGGGACGTTATTCTGATTATGAGGTGCTGGACCGGATGCTCGGAGAGGATATGTTAACATTATCATATGAAAATCCGCTCTCTGACAAAGTGCCTGCCCAGGCCGGTTTTGAACATAATGTTTACATGGCGGATTTTGTAACGGCAGAAAACACTGGTTGCGTGCATATTGCACCCGGTCACGGCCTGGACGATTTTATGCTGGGCGTGGAAAATAACCTGCCCATATATTGCCCTGTTGGGCCCGATGGCAGGTACACTGCAGATGCAGGGGAATATGAAGGCAAATACGTAAAAGAGGCCGATGAACTGGTTCTGGATGATCTGGAAGAGCGGGGGAACCTGCTCAGGAAAGGCATTATTACTCACCGGTACGGGCACTGCTGGCGGTGCAAGACCCCTATTATTTATCTTGCCACTGAACAGTGGTTCCTGAAAATATCAGAAATTAAGAACGAGATGCTCAATGAAGTGAAAAAAGTAGCATGGTATCCTGAATGGGCAGGTTCAGCTAGGTTCGCGGACTGGATATCGGGTGCCCGAGACTGGTGCATCAGCCGCCAGCGTTACTGGGGCATTCCGCTCCCTATCTGGATATGTGGTGACTGCGGTGAGATGGAGGTCATCGGTACCATGGAAGAGTTGCGGGAGCGTTCCGGACTGGAAGGGCACATTGACCTGCACAGGCCCAACGTGGATACGATCAGCATCACATGCCGTTGTGGAGGGAGCATGAAGCGTGAACCTGACGTTTTCGATGTCTGGTTCGATTCAGCAGTAGCTTCCTGGGCTACGTTGCACTATCCTGCCGAGCATGAAGATTTTGACAGACTCTGGCCAGCAGACTTTATCACTGAAGGTCACGACCAGACCCGGGGTTGGTTCTATTCACAACTGGGTGCCAGCATGCTGGCTTTCGGCAAAGCACCATATAAAAGTGTACTGATGCACGGTTTTACCCTTGACGATTCAGGCAAGAAGATGAGCAAGAGCCTGGGTAACGTGGTATCCCCTGAAGAGGTGGCAACAAAGTTGGGTGCTGATACATTCAGGTTCTATGTACTATCATCCAGTGCGCCCTGGGAAGACCTTAAGTTCAACTGGGAAGCAGTCTCCACGGTAAACCGAATGATGAACATCTTCTGGAACGTCTACCGGTTCCCTCTGCCATATATGGTACTGGACAACTTCGACCCTACTGCCGTGACCTATGATATGGTCAAACCGGCTCTCAGGCCAGAAGACCGCTGGATACTGAGCCGCGTGAATTCCCTGGCACTGAAGGTGGAAGAAGCAATGGAGCAGTACGACCTGCACAGGGCTACCAGACCCATATCGGATTTTATCCTTGAAGACCTGTCCCGGTGGTATATCCAGCTGATACGGCCGCGTACCTGGCTGGAAGAGAATGAACCGGATAAAGTGGCTGCATATTGGGTTATTTATGAAGTGCTGGTGAAGGTGGCAAAGATAATCTCTCCCTTTACCCCGCACCTTGCAGAATCAATGTACCTTAACCTTGTACGTAACCTGAATCCGGACAGTCCCGAGTCCATTCATATGTGTGACTGGCCGGCTGCACAGGATGAGTTTATTGATACAGAACTTGAAAGGGAAATGGATAGTATCCGGAAGATAGTGGAAGCAGTATCCAATGCAAGACAGAAGGTCAAGCGTAAGCTGAGATGGCCGGTAAGCCGGATAGTGCTGGCACCCGAGAATGAAAGTGTGGGCCGTTCTGTTGAAACCCTGAGGGATGTATTGCTTGAGCAGACCAACAGTAAAGATGTGGTATTGCTGGGTATTGGTGAGGCCTGGAATGAACTGGGATTGGAGATCATCCCGAAATCAAAGGCTATTGGTCCTGTTTTTAAAGGCGATGCTGGCAAGGTAATAACTGCCCTGGGTTCAATGAATGCTGCGGCCCTGCAAGCTGCGCTACAGACCTCGCAGGAGTATGAACTTGAGATACAGGGAGGTACGGCCACCATCACCCCTGATATGGTAGATTTCAGGGAGACCATTCCCGAACACATAGCCACTGCAGAGTTTTCGGGTGGCATGGTATATGTAGATGTCCTGCTGACGAGGGAAATTGAATCGGAAGGCTATGCCCGTGAAGTGATAAGACGGGTGCAGGACATGAGGAAGGAACTGGACCTGGATGTTGAAGCCAGTATCAAAGCTGTGGTCCGGATAGAAGATGAACGGATATGCGACCTTGTGCTGGACTGGGAAGCCTATATTGCCGGGGAGGTCAGGTCAAAATTGCTTATCATCGGCATTGATGTTAAACCTGATGGTGAACTGGTGAAAGAATGGGATGTTGAAGGCATTGTTATGAAGATGAGCATTTCCGGATTTTCATGA
- a CDS encoding Ig-like domain-containing protein — translation MKNTIFKGIVLLFAVSFCISISLAAPAEPTSVSAIDVPGDNGGNISITWTKSTDDGEEGNNVSYYEILRSNVSSSGPFSLIFTRPNESVSYTDNTTSDGTLYWYKVNASDGTNSSSSSVVGPVQSKENIPPIISSVTNGTVNDSTAVITWTTDEASTSRVDYDTNPSVPYDFTEEETAYVTSHSITLSGLNANTTYYYVVKSTDSAGNPNTSAEFNFTTSVDITKPNVTSTNPSNGASNAPLNTNITATFSEDMNVSTINNVSFTLTGATAVLGTVSYNAGTRTATFNPDSNLNYNTTYTATITTAVTDVIGNAMNANTDWTFTTVANQAPTASSNSVSPPDGVTPVTFNFSIIFTDAENESLTVEFYLDDSLQGNANEADPGDQITLDGKKYYYTKTISGVGTHDYYFEATDSNGNHTQSSGTVEVFSATYYSGDRIWSDGMSRTYVWNPQSFSGFYYDLDTNVGSETLTIEDIDRSLNKGDIIYKTSPIPIKFEYGNWGTYDVIGFMADRYFAGYTGSSFASSSDNLLDKRKLSKVLTDNDKSYNVRTGSALKLGEGYEFRISEMSASGSAVMVGLFKDGGKVKEDIVSEGDTFVYKKDLGSSKNIPILAMNIDTVFAGMETSTVIVEGIFQISEKYITVDTGNEFGEMEVTSVSSTGITMKNEGSVSLSAGDDFNLMGKINIRVADSNTLRFAPYVEMSEPGTYELRGTVTNKTDFTWTPFNFEALLYDIDTGFGDENLNIVRSGRTVAESKLTYTTNPIDMNFEHSGDGWNKYQSIGFMGDTYFAGYKKTGATFLSSDRSLIEEGRLAKILIDEDKRYTLHIGNSLPLQEGYSVRIDEISRSGEALMFTILKNGEEIDTDISSGDDTYVYEVEVGDTDIPIFIFHIDQVFRGMETNSVFIDGVFQISEKFTTIEKGDSYGIMEVTSTTSSSIVMKNKDDSISLGEGDTISIMGDIKIKVADNSSAVRFYPFKEIIVEEPLYLKLDIPKNVYQNEELTIKVTSDGDNIKGAAIKFGDTSIGTTDSSGELSYTPTEPGTFTITASKEGYESDDDKIEVLYQPKVLSVSAPLVSDKGESIVISVTSEGVGVKDASVKFGSKNLGTTPASGNITYTPDEVGTFTISASKSGYQDATKDIDITDPGAKLVFSNLTIKPRLVEPGENVNITVEAANFGTLREAQTMYLKVNGDVVISQDLVLGPGEIVTIHFNMNRSKAGTYLVEVDGRSNTFRVKGLQLGSTSLFVGGIIALLSTAAIVYSISQGTLTVDILSAKVQAFEKMLRQLVEK, via the coding sequence ATGAAGAATACGATATTTAAAGGAATTGTCTTACTATTTGCCGTCAGCTTTTGTATCAGTATTTCACTTGCTGCACCTGCAGAACCAACTTCCGTTAGTGCAATAGATGTGCCAGGTGATAACGGAGGTAATATAAGCATTACCTGGACAAAATCAACAGACGATGGTGAAGAAGGAAATAATGTATCCTATTATGAGATACTCAGGTCCAACGTTTCTTCGAGTGGACCATTTTCTCTAATATTTACTCGTCCAAATGAAAGTGTATCTTATACTGATAATACTACTTCTGATGGAACACTGTACTGGTACAAGGTAAATGCTTCAGATGGAACAAACTCTTCAAGTTCAAGTGTTGTTGGACCTGTTCAATCAAAGGAGAACATACCACCAATCATATCTTCTGTGACAAATGGGACTGTGAATGATTCAACAGCAGTGATAACATGGACGACCGATGAAGCTTCCACATCCCGCGTGGATTATGATACAAATCCATCAGTACCTTACGATTTTACTGAGGAAGAGACTGCATACGTTACGTCTCATAGTATTACGCTGAGCGGGTTGAATGCCAATACAACATATTATTATGTGGTAAAGAGTACTGATTCAGCCGGCAATCCCAATACTTCAGCTGAATTTAATTTTACCACGTCTGTTGACATTACAAAACCAAATGTCACTTCTACAAATCCATCCAATGGTGCAAGTAATGCACCATTGAATACGAACATTACTGCAACATTCAGTGAAGATATGAATGTGTCAACGATCAATAATGTTTCATTTACTCTCACAGGTGCAACAGCGGTTTTGGGGACAGTATCCTACAATGCAGGGACGAGAACTGCGACATTCAACCCTGATTCAAATCTGAATTACAATACGACCTATACTGCAACGATCACCACAGCAGTCACTGACGTTATCGGAAACGCGATGAATGCGAATACAGATTGGACGTTTACAACGGTAGCTAACCAGGCTCCTACAGCATCGTCTAACAGTGTTAGTCCCCCTGATGGGGTAACTCCTGTGACATTCAATTTTTCCATAATATTCACTGATGCTGAAAATGAGTCACTGACTGTGGAGTTCTATCTGGATGATTCTTTACAGGGCAATGCTAACGAGGCAGATCCAGGTGATCAGATTACCCTAGATGGGAAAAAATACTATTATACAAAAACAATCAGTGGAGTGGGTACCCACGACTATTATTTCGAAGCGACAGATAGCAATGGAAATCATACACAGAGCAGTGGAACCGTCGAAGTTTTCTCGGCGACCTACTATTCCGGCGACCGCATCTGGTCAGATGGCATGTCCCGAACATACGTATGGAATCCCCAGAGCTTCAGCGGATTCTATTATGACCTTGATACCAATGTAGGCAGCGAAACCCTTACCATTGAAGATATTGACAGGTCTTTGAACAAAGGAGACATAATTTATAAGACATCTCCGATACCGATTAAATTTGAATACGGCAACTGGGGCACTTATGACGTTATTGGTTTTATGGCGGACCGCTACTTTGCAGGTTATACTGGCTCCTCATTCGCCTCATCAAGCGACAATCTGCTGGACAAGAGAAAACTCAGCAAAGTATTGACCGATAATGATAAGAGCTATAATGTAAGGACAGGTTCAGCTCTTAAACTTGGGGAAGGATATGAATTCAGAATCTCTGAAATGAGCGCCAGCGGAAGTGCTGTTATGGTGGGACTGTTCAAAGATGGTGGCAAGGTAAAGGAAGACATCGTCTCTGAAGGTGATACTTTTGTATATAAAAAAGACCTGGGCAGCTCAAAGAATATACCAATACTTGCCATGAACATAGATACCGTGTTCGCAGGAATGGAAACCAGTACTGTGATAGTGGAAGGAATATTCCAGATATCTGAAAAATATATCACTGTTGACACCGGTAATGAGTTCGGAGAGATGGAAGTAACCAGCGTATCATCAACAGGTATTACCATGAAGAACGAGGGTAGTGTTAGCCTCAGTGCAGGTGATGACTTTAACCTCATGGGCAAGATCAATATCAGAGTTGCAGATTCCAATACACTGCGGTTCGCCCCCTATGTAGAAATGTCAGAACCAGGTACTTATGAACTGAGAGGAACGGTAACCAATAAAACCGATTTTACCTGGACACCCTTCAACTTCGAGGCACTTCTCTACGACATTGACACTGGATTCGGGGATGAGAACCTGAATATTGTACGTAGTGGCAGAACAGTAGCTGAAAGTAAACTAACATATACTACAAATCCCATTGACATGAATTTCGAACATAGTGGTGATGGATGGAATAAATATCAATCCATCGGATTCATGGGCGATACCTATTTTGCAGGTTATAAAAAGACCGGAGCAACATTCCTCTCCAGTGACAGAAGCCTGATAGAAGAAGGCAGGTTAGCCAAAATACTCATCGACGAGGATAAAAGATACACCCTGCATATTGGAAATTCTCTGCCCCTCCAGGAAGGTTACAGTGTAAGGATAGATGAGATCAGCCGCAGCGGTGAAGCACTGATGTTTACTATCCTCAAGAATGGGGAAGAAATCGACACCGATATTTCCAGCGGAGATGACACGTATGTTTATGAAGTGGAGGTAGGCGATACGGACATTCCAATATTTATCTTCCATATCGACCAGGTATTCAGGGGTATGGAGACGAATTCCGTGTTCATAGACGGTGTTTTCCAGATATCTGAAAAATTCACCACTATAGAAAAAGGTGACTCCTACGGCATTATGGAAGTTACATCAACCACTTCCTCATCCATAGTCATGAAAAACAAGGACGATAGTATCAGCCTGGGAGAGGGCGATACAATCAGCATAATGGGCGATATCAAGATAAAAGTCGCTGATAATAGCAGTGCAGTCAGGTTCTATCCATTCAAGGAAATAATTGTGGAAGAGCCACTGTATCTGAAACTTGACATACCCAAGAATGTCTACCAGAATGAAGAATTGACCATTAAAGTCACATCTGACGGAGATAACATTAAAGGAGCAGCCATAAAATTTGGTGATACTTCCATCGGCACTACCGACTCAAGTGGTGAATTGTCCTATACGCCAACAGAACCGGGAACTTTCACCATCACCGCATCCAAGGAAGGTTATGAAAGCGATGACGATAAAATAGAAGTGCTGTACCAGCCTAAAGTACTATCAGTAAGCGCTCCGTTAGTATCCGATAAAGGCGAATCGATAGTCATATCTGTAACTTCTGAAGGCGTGGGCGTGAAAGACGCTTCGGTGAAGTTCGGCAGCAAGAACCTTGGTACAACACCCGCCAGTGGCAACATCACATACACACCCGATGAAGTGGGCACTTTTACGATCTCTGCATCTAAATCAGGATACCAGGATGCAACTAAAGATATTGACATCACTGACCCGGGTGCCAAACTGGTATTTTCGAACCTTACTATTAAACCCAGATTAGTAGAACCGGGCGAGAACGTGAACATTACCGTGGAAGCTGCCAATTTTGGAACGCTCAGGGAAGCTCAGACCATGTACTTGAAGGTAAACGGTGACGTGGTAATAAGTCAGGACCTGGTACTGGGTCCCGGGGAGATTGTGACGATTCATTTCAATATGAACCGGTCAAAGGCCGGCACGTATCTTGTTGAAGTCGACGGTCGCAGTAATACTTTCAGGGTCAAAGGTCTTCAGTTGGGTTCAACCAGTCTTTTTGTTGGAGGTATTATCGCATTACTCTCAACAGCTGCAATAGTATACAGTATTTCACAGGGTACACTGACAGTAGATATCTTATCAGCCAAAGTACAGGCATTTGAAAAAATGTTACGGCAATTGGTTGAAAAATGA
- a CDS encoding DUF115 domain-containing protein: protein MKFEDWEPIYKEIIKDMGYDRTQDEQAAGLLSGLLFSIEQSRLAPVRKLTELVQGKDVLVCGNAPSLAHELADVDPSGYCIIAADGATAHIMDAGLVPHIIVTDLDGAVASEIEASNRGAVMVVHAHGDNVDTVQAIVPGLYHIIGSTQAAPLENVYNFGGFTDGDRCVFLAVEFDAASVTMIGFDFNDTMVTPMKARKLDWARRLIEVALE, encoded by the coding sequence ATGAAGTTTGAGGATTGGGAACCCATATACAAGGAAATCATTAAGGATATGGGATATGACCGAACGCAGGACGAGCAAGCTGCAGGGCTACTCTCCGGGCTGTTGTTTTCCATTGAGCAGTCCCGCCTTGCCCCTGTGAGGAAACTTACTGAACTGGTACAGGGAAAAGACGTTCTGGTCTGCGGCAATGCTCCTTCACTTGCGCATGAACTGGCTGACGTGGACCCTTCAGGATATTGCATCATAGCTGCCGACGGGGCAACAGCCCATATTATGGATGCAGGGCTTGTACCACATATCATTGTCACTGACCTCGACGGTGCAGTTGCTTCTGAGATAGAGGCCAGCAACAGGGGAGCGGTAATGGTGGTCCATGCACATGGAGATAATGTTGATACTGTTCAGGCAATAGTCCCCGGACTTTACCATATAATAGGGTCAACACAGGCAGCCCCACTTGAGAACGTTTATAATTTCGGGGGGTTCACTGACGGTGACCGGTGTGTCTTTTTGGCAGTGGAATTTGATGCTGCCAGCGTGACCATGATAGGATTTGATTTTAATGATACAATGGTGACACCCATGAAAGCCAGGAAACTGGATTGGGCACGCAGGCTTATTGAGGTAGCTCTGGAATAA